The sequence ttgttgatcaacttttctaataacaaacaaacgcaaaaaattttaaaaattattttttaaaaaattatttttggagaAATAAATATAGCCTAAGGTTATCTTGGTTGGGTTTTAAGCAAAGGAAGAGCGGTCAGCTCTAACAATGCATGGATACACGACACtccaaacaaacaaatattgCATCCCTCGGaagatttgataaaataatgaagatggGCAAAACAATAACATCTGTCACATGTGAAATGTGACTTTGCATGCGCGtgtgtattaaaaattataaatatgatatatgtgtttaataaaataaattaaaaaatatataaataaataaattgaataagatTTGTTATGCTAATTAAAATGcacaaattttatatatgtaacAAGTTAAAGATAAATGCACATGTAGAAGCTTTATTCCAGTTGTCGCATGTGTGCAGTATCGCAATGAATATCTTTTGAGATCGTGATCCCTGAGAATAtaggaggaaaagaaaagaaatttttgttttttatcagtattaaaaatgatgaaatcacCACCTGATATTTTAATCAATAGAAACCCTAACTACTCTATGAGTCTAGATAAAAGAGACTAGTTGTATATATGAAGGATTTATCGCTCCTATTACTTCTTAACTAAAAtaagttgtattgtttatttatccGATACAAACTAAGATATTGTTATGTTTTCTAATCGTTGATCTGTCTAATAGTTAAAGTTGGTATACCTCAGTAGAATGGACCATAGCTTTAGAGGTTAAGTCTATAcattctaaaatcaaaacataaaaataaaagaaattatctttttattcaatatcaggaatacgtcttatgtataagttcataatcttatatattaaaagaaacaaaataaatttttagcatttttgaaatgtaaatcaagttctcgtgactttaataaactagttattcaatccaaaaatatatacaaagatatcaacaaaaactatttttatttaattttggtatTTAAAGATGCTAAATCttgccatatatatatttttattattatttatgcaaatatgagtttttatttttatttttgagagacttacctatatgtaatttaatataaagttgtatttttaaaagaaagattttttgtGGGAAGAAActgattaatttaatactaaaaaatatctcacatgtagatcaaaatttcaaatattaaacaagatgtcaaagaaccatctcaacctaaaagcttaagttgttaggtgaggtcctagtatataatttatattattctctaacacaccccctcaagtgaaagccctttaggcttgaaacttgcacaagcccacattaccttgtgcttaatttttatcaaataaatagggatggtgagattcgaactcgtgaccactggGTCATCAAGaatctgataccatgtcaaaaaaccatttcaatccaataacttaagctcGTTAGGTGAGGtcttaggatatgatttatattattctctaacacaagAGAGGATAGAAAAATATAGGGAGCTcaaaattaattgttaaatgatctttcaagaattaaaaatttattaaaattaaaccaagGAAATGCTTGGTTAAACATAAAATGTGTTTTAATCAAGTTGTGTTAACCACAATGTCAACTAAAAACCGAGCAACACCAAAAATCCACATGAATCTTATTAATTTCATGAGCTTTGTCCAAATTCATGctaattcaaataaatcaatataaatccAAACATAAATCCATGAATCACTATTTAATGTTTCAATGAACTCAACTATAAATCATAAaccaatttttaatatttaattaaaaaacataaccttaaaataaattcacaattcaacacaaattatcaaataaaaaacaataattaaaatcaaataatgtcCAAAAGTATACACAATAATAAGTATTTTGTTCTAAATTTCACAACATTTTaacaatttatccaaaaaaatattttgaaattatgaaTCTAGAACTACTGAAATCAAGATTGAAGATCTGTTGGAATAGTGACGATGTGTGTATTCATACACCATAGGCTACTATCAAGTTGTGCGTTCACGTGCAACTGTCGCTAGAAAAGCACTATCCACAGGATCTCAAGCGCCTCTTCTTCCTCCTATTTACGCTAGTTGTGTAACAAATAACAACCTGGAATAAAAGAAACAGGCACAACAAGTTTCACAAGAAGATTATGAGAGTGGTGCCCTTTGGGTTAGAGAGATCGTGAGCTATGTTTTAGATCTTACAGTGAACGAGGAAGAGATTAGTAGCTAAATAGTTGTTTGTCCAGGTGTGGTGGTTTGTTGTGTGTACTCATGCTGAGTGTAAGGTTGGGAGAGGGGAAATGAgtactctcttttttcttttttcttttttttaatgagggtTGTGgactcattttaaaaaatggatATGTGAGTTGATAGGTGGGAGagtatttttgtatatatgtgttttttaaaaaaactaattttcttcttcttgtttttcttttttttgggcaAATgcatatgtatgtgtgtgtgtgtatttgtttttttttttttttttggcttgtgAGATTCCTTCACTATTTATAAGTGAATTacttttgttcttttatatatatatatataattacttgGTTTCCAAGCAGCTCAAAATCACTTAAGTCCCTCGTTATATTTCCTCGCGCTCTTTGTTCTCttgtccatatttttttatattttaattttttttgaaaaagctaATGTTAATGTCGACtcaataagaaaataaacaatgattttgaaataaacCCGTTAAAAAATGAACATGTTGAAagtaaaaattttgaattttgatttgttttataaaaagacactgaaaatacagaaaataatgtaaatacatcaaaaatattttttatttgatttatgttttttttcgttattttttggattttgttttaaaaatgtttaaaaaaaagataaaaaatcaagtcatgACACagttatcattttaattttatatattttattttatttatcttcaaGGTTAATTCTACTTGTTAggtaaatatgattttatttttataaataaaaaatattaatacaactTGTGAGAAAACTtgagatgaaaaaagaaattaaagataaattaaaataatctatttgaaatattatgaaattatagaaaatatcaatttatattttaaaaatatttaagttaaacaattttaaaaatatttaagttaaacaattttaaaaataaaagagtgggtattaattaaaaaaaaatttaaaaaaaaagaatggggcTCAACTGGGCCTCACAAGTCAAACCTAGGTGTTTGCCCTtttattaagatattattttttaaaaaaaaaaaaaatacattgtttgGCATGGCATACACCGTTGTATCCGTGTATAATTCATAATCACTTGTACTAGTAAAACAAATCCAGATCTAAGTATTGGGATCTCAAAAACATCCTAGAAAACcttactaaatatatttttaagtctAAAACACGCTCTAATCACTTTTAAACCTAAAatcaaactgaataaaaaactaattaaattgtatatttcaaaacttcataatgatatctattttattttattttattgaaaaaatagctCTAATTTTTAGTTGTATTATGTTTAATCGATGTTCTTCAATTTAGTTCttacaataaatttataacataatttttaaatagatctttaatttaatcttaacTTACTCTATATGAAATGCTTACACACTaggaaatagaaatagaaaaaacattatatctCCTCTCACATATAAATTTGGATTTGAGAAatgttttccctttttttttgtcttaaaagttttttcttttaatatcataatttttttttaacatcattttGCTTGTGTTGATTAGGAATTAGGCttgatgtcaaaaaaatatcttgatattcgattaatgcttgattttgaaaaaaaaaatgattttattgcttgtgaaaaatagaaaatgtgGGGGACAAAATTGTCATTAAGGCAAAAATGCAAGTTTTCTTTATTGTTCATTAGGTGActtttttaagattgttttctctagagtttctttttatttttttggtcccTTTAGTTTAAAACTCTTATCTTTTGGTCCAAGACTTCATTTTATTCACATTTTAACCTTTAAGtttgagaaaagagagagtCGTTGGAAAATgacaaagaagagaaaaaataattggttgcctagattatatgaataataaagccaaatttgatatcaatgtattccttttaacaaaaaaaaagtgtcgTTGAGgtgttttaaatatttcatatcGCCAAAAATGTATATCagaattgataaatattttcttaaaaaaaccaatttataaGTGTTTTGagttgagaaattaatttaCTAAGATTCTAagcaagtttttcttttattattatttatgtgaaattaagttaaaaaatgattttcttagGTCCAAGAAACCCTAGCACAATTTTTCAGCCACCTCTTTCGTAACTAAAATCTTGGAAAACAAATAACATGTCATCTACAATAACAAATGATGTGTCATTTGCCATAGTAGAAGAAGCTATGTTtgctttattttacaaaaataaaaaggaggatGACATGTCGTCCAcccatgaaaaaacaaaatcagagaAAAGGCTAGGCTAATGGGCCTAGCCTTACAGGCCCAAACATGTCGagcctttgttttatttttccagtATGTAGTCCTCCACCTCTTCAACCCAGGTGCTTTTCCCCTTTATATATGTGGATTTTGATTGAAATACACTATAAAAGAAAGGCTTAATATGATATTTGAATCAACTCAATTTCTCTATGATTCTTaagaaatattatagatttttatgtaaaaaaataataataaaaaaattgttcatgaaaattaaatgaaaataaaatattaatcctTTAAAGAAAGGTTATTAAACCTAATCAAAGCAATAACCTAGATCATGGATTGGGTAGGTTAATCCAATTTGACCAAAGTGAATCCAAAATATCATCATtcccattttttatatataaaaaaattaaactgatgtccttttatattttttaaaaactcatatTGGGTTTTGGTTGGTTTGATCGAGTCACGTGTGCACTCGTCATTTCAGTTGGCCTATACTATGTCACCATGAATCATTCAAGCttaactgagtttaataacattgtTAAGAATTTGTTCGTGACCAAACACAAACAACTGACCAATTAAGACCAATAACTATGGAAATGAAATTTACAAGGgtgtgattaaaataaattaaatgtgatGACCAAACTGTAAGGAAGAAAAATTCTAGATACCGAAGAAGGGAAAATCGACTATAAATAATGATATAGCTCCAATCAACAATTAAATGCccatctcttttagtttttgttactAGTTAGTTGTCTGTGTGCtgccattaaattttttttgataatattattaaactcaaccaAGAATCATAGGTCCACATAGTAACCCATCAACCTAGTCAAAACCCagtatgatttaaaaaacaatgatgtcgatttaaattttttttataagaaaataatgaaacagaggagttttttattgatttgagtCAAATCGAATGAACCTGTCCAACTCGTGACCTAAATCATTACCCTtgccaatttaaaaaaaccttgcCTTTTGGAATTCAtttctttatataattaaatgaatataaaaacagatatttataggcaagacataaaataaaattatcaagaaaaaatgtatttttctcatcaaaattatctttttttattcatgtaatttttttgacaaaaacaatAGTGTTTTCTTAGCAGCATAGTTTGTTGAATTAAAAGAAGCAATACTCaagaaataaaagttaagaaaaactataacaatttgaaataaaaaggaaaagacatattttttttaataaaaaaataaataaactttcttATTCATGcctttttgtaatattaaaaattacgaaaatatatgtttacaaattaagaaaatatatgttttactctcattcaatattaaagataagattatttgaaaaattctaCATATTATACTAGTACATAATTATCCATAaaacaatcaataataatatcataaaaaatttaaaatcttttaaaaaacaaaaatatagtttttttttatcaggaacatgtttttagaataaaaaggcagtgaaaattaaaattaaaatttgttaaaattttcatcaatttgaaataaataaataaataaaattcttcaATCTAAActctattttcttattaatgaatcttttaatttttttttttaataaaaaacatgtttttaaattgtaagcagtattttttaaaacaaaaaactatcatgATGTTAATGGTAAgatttttaacaatattaaaataatatctcaatattttatattttattgaaggcaaagaaaaattatattaaaaaagtattcatagttttttaaaaaaatcatgtagataaaaattaaaaatttttgttaaaatctcCATAAAAGTTATAGTATTATTTATGaagcatataaaaaatgaataataattgaaaaatcatgttaaacattttttttatagtgcatttcaatcaaaatgccaaaaaaaataaaatttaaaataataataaaaaaaattatatatatataaagtttagACAtctaagccaaaaaaataaagccaATGTGTTTAgcctaacatgaaaaaaaaaaaaaaaaaaaaaaaaaaagcccaacaAGTGTGGGCTTACAAGGTTAGCTCATGAGCCtagcttttttctttcattgttaTGTTCaccatctccttttcttttaaataaagtaGATGATGCACTATCTGTTATGGCAAACAACATGTCATTTATTTCTCAAATTCTAACAGTCGGAGATGTGGTCAAAAAATTAGGCtaggatatttttaatttaacaaaactaTTTGTCAACCTAATAAACATTTGTATAACCACAATAAACTAATTTGTCAACTGAAAATACCCCTAATCggtctatatatataaactatttcTCAACTCATATCTatattttctagaaaattaaaaatttaaaaaacacctttaaaagtcatctcatcaaataaaactcattaatgacttttgtttaattgactttctcttttcttaaacCAATAACTTTATGTTTCTCTCATCTTTTTCCAATAggctttctcttttcttaaactaaagattgaaaattgaacaaaatgaagttttagaCTTAAACTATAactcaaaaaactaaaaggattataaaagaataaaaaggaaaatatataaaccaaaacccattttttctctcaaattcaagatttaccacacatttttcttttgtttttcagcGCAatcctttatcttttaattgtctttttattacaattttaaaaaagtgatttGGGTAGTAAATTTATTGTATATCTAGACACACTTCACTGTAGACAATAACAATGAATTGACTTTATTGTCCTTCCAAAAGAAAACCAATTAGCTAGCTATTAGGagcaataatataattttagaaagaCCAATTAGTCATTTTCATAGTAATTACTAGAATAcccttaaatcaaaataaatgtaattGAGATTTTGGGGTTTATTTCTCTTTTGGGATTAAAATGCATaataaattttactttattaCCCTTTgagttagaatttttaaaaaactcaaaatgagGTTTGATTCTTCTTTTCTCATGACTTTTTTTTGTAGTAATATGTCAAGTCAGGGATAATTTTGTATTCTTTAtaagattaaattatatatttttttaaaaaaattattggtgtgTGCATAGCAAGTACCAGCTTGTTAAGCCATTTCAAGCGCGTCTAATAGTGTCTGCGGTGATGTAAGGTGGTGAAAATTGACCATCTATGATGGTGTTAGGATGCTTATGACATCTCCTTCTCGATGAGGTGGTGTGTGCGATGGTTTATGCATTGGTTTGGATCtgagaatctttttttttattattattctctcttttatcTCTTCTCCTCAAAAAATAAGTTGCCGAATCAAAAATTCTATATTGTCTTCTTAGTTTGTTTAGGCTTGTAATTTAGTCCTCTTGCTTTTGATTGTTTGATTTTCATACTGATTTCttttctaaacttttttttttttcaatttcatctttcattaaaatattatttttcctcttattttattttggttttgaatttgatcttttttattttaattttggagttttgtttttgtaaagtgtttgattttttttttatttctcttaaatCAAATAATGTACCCCACTCTTGTTTAACATTTGATCAATGTTCTTTTAGcttactattttttgttttggagttttttgtcaaattgaattattttttaattttattctttgacttgagttgattaagaattgagaattgtaaaaaaaaaaattattaagttacACCGAGCTCATAACTTagcttataaatttaaaaggttaatataaaagatatcaggtttttttttatactatttttttaaaaaacatttatcatttaacactttttattttgtttctttttaaaattattaccaCCTCGTGAGCAGGTTGCTTGTTGGGCATGTGCacttaaattgatatatatatatgatcaccCTTTTCTTTTACGAGTTCAACTCATCCAATGCCATTACTTCTTTTTGGAGTTTTAAAACTCAGTTTCGTGACCAGCCTGATTCAAGACTCAAATTctaggtttcaaaactatgtatctttctttctttctttcttttttgtcatcCCCAGCCAGTGTCTTTAACCCATTGTGCAGGCTGGGAACGTGCTCGGTAAAAGCAtgtatagaaaaacaaaaggagcttcctttgtaattgtaatgtaataataattattataatataataataaagtcCAACTGAGTCCATTAACAAGGATAAATTAACAGCCCTGTGGAcatcaagaaacaaaacaatcataatataataatagaatGATAGAGAGATCAGTCAACTAGACACATACATTAGAGCAACTCCAAATGAAACTCTAATCTTCGTACTCCTGGTATAACCTGAGAAGCTCAGTGCAGCCTGACATGGGCTGTGCTGCCATGAAACCCATAGCATTGGCATAACGGGTAGTTGAGACAAGTCCATTGTCATTGGTCAAGATAACACGGGCACGATCACGGCCAGCAGATGGTGATCGGCAGTCCTTCCGGGGGCTGCTAACTAGCATGCAATCGCAAATCTGATCCTCATGGTCCTCATCAACAGTGATGGTGTATTTTCCAGTTGAGTCGGTTGTTCCTTCCTTGCTGTAGACAAGATCTTGTGTCTTTCTGTCCTTGCATTCCAGTCTAACCTTGGCACCTATTATGagtaaaagaaaaacccaacaaCATATTAAGGATTCATTGCGCAGTTCTCGACTTTATATCAGAAACCCATTATACAACATTATTATTCTAACAGGATTGCCATTATATCTAAATATGCCCAACACTTGTACTGGTGTTCGATCAATCTGATCTAACTTTTTAACATGGCAATTACAGCTACAATATTGTAGCACGATTTTGTCTTTTCTGCAATCAAACCACCCTAAACACCTCTGTGTCCTTGATGGCCAGATCTAATCTCAAACATGAGTCAAACACTAACTAACCATCATGTAAATCTAGACTTTCCTCACTCAATTTCTCCTTGTTTCAATCAAAAGAAAGGATAAATCAACCAAATATACATGAAATGAAGTCTGATATATTCAGTAAGATGTAGAAATCTGAAGCCATGGAAACATCGGaacgaaaaataaaatgattaccTGCAATGTTAGTGGTCTTGGAGGTTTCAAAACCAGCGAGGCAAGTGTCACAGTAGACGCTCCCTTGAACCACAAATGGATTTCTCGCTGGGCGAGCAGCTGTTACGAGGGCTGGTAGCACACATAGAGCAAGCAACAAAAGCACTCGAGCCATTTTTTGTGAATTATTGTTAGAGATCTcttgagagagggagagggggagACTTTCTTAAAACTGAAAAGCAAATGGTGGTGTTGAATGGAGAAGATAAAGCgataatggtaataaaaaaaagagagggaggaaatggaaaaaaaatggatgaaatttaaaaactaaacgGTGGTGTCTAATTTCCAAAAGCACATGCGGTGATTACGCGTTGAGAAATATTTGGGTGCACCTACGCGGTCTTCAGCAAAGTGTACTTGGAGGTGTTTTCGTCATTTCCAGGGGTTAGAGCGGGGTCGTTTTGTTGCGTGGTATATCCTAATTGGATAGATAATTGAAATGTGCAGGGAATGAGATCGGAGGTAGCGTAGAGCAGTGATGGAGTACAGCTGGGAAATGTCGGTGCTCACATGGGGGGTTGccatattctttctttctttcaagcaCCAAATCCACTATTTTGACAATTTGCAAATCATAATTGGAATGGACTCCTCGAAAACatgtaatcataatttttttttaatataaaccttaaatttttcaaaaaatcatcgatttaatctttaatatttacaaaccggttaaaatcaaatcatacatgaaattaactttaattttatatgtaatttaaatttaattaatgaaccTATTACAATTCtcatatttgaaataaaatactaaatcatATCATACTATTTAGAATATTTgtagaaataaattgaattactaattttaattattttttctcttaattaaataaaataaaaaagaaaactcagTCATTAGCATGaaaacataccaaaaaaaacaacaacaattaaaaaaaagagattttataatcaaaatttaaaaatatcgagcattttacctaaaaaaaaacaatacaaagtTATATCATATATTAGAAAAGCTCTAATATGATTTCACCTTTTCTTATGTGTACTAGTACTTCCTCATTCATCACtgatatgtttttcatttctcatttaagctctaataaattaagagaaatatttcttttagatgatctctctctctctctctctctctctctatatatatatatatatatatatatatatatataaccaacacTACTATAATTTTTCTTGAAGCTTGACAAAGATATATCTGCACTGCATCACCCCTCCATGGAGGTAACAAGCCATTTATCTCTAGGAGcacattatggatttttttttttcatttgggttCACTCCTagctttaaataataaaaatttccaTGTAActtttttggcaaaaaaaatgTCATAATCTAATTTTAGATCCctcaaaatacatatatatccctttttattcaattttttttaaaaaaatcataaattcaaaatctataaatattttcGTAAATGAGCTTTTGATTTATAAACATGACAAAACACCATATGAATATTCGGGTTGGGATATTGTTAATAATATAGGTTGAAAAAgaacttatttgaaataaagTTTAAGGTTAAAATCCTActtgatgaaaattaaaagaattaattaagttaaggatttaattaaatt is a genomic window of Populus alba chromosome 5, ASM523922v2, whole genome shotgun sequence containing:
- the LOC118030447 gene encoding pollen-specific protein C13 — translated: MARVLLLLALCVLPALVTAARPARNPFVVQGSVYCDTCLAGFETSKTTNIAGAKVRLECKDRKTQDLVYSKEGTTDSTGKYTITVDEDHEDQICDCMLVSSPRKDCRSPSAGRDRARVILTNDNGLVSTTRYANAMGFMAAQPMSGCTELLRLYQEYED